Proteins co-encoded in one Spiroplasma gladiatoris genomic window:
- the potB gene encoding spermidine/putrescine ABC transporter permease: protein MNNLDKNEALLEENEALDNNENKDNLDVETELEAIENIEAIGESEFVYQKPPLKERIENFKVVKTLRGKIWPILVPFFFVMSFLVVLPLIGIILFAIIEPSGNSIKFKANFENFIKFFASENIMIVLGLSLLYAFAASIICVTMAYPVALVLSQLKNKLLAKNMWVLVTLPIWISMILKILGLNSLLEVVGSSFLGTPGAIVLGMVYMFLPFAISPIYNALENQDPSYYAAALDLKASKFKAFWHITFRQSLPGVFAGFTLVIVQASTSLLIVRYMGDGKISLITSIIENYFFKGTDFGFGAAVAVILALLLFAIMGLMKLISNKFEVRGSRKWKNSSNQVTSL from the coding sequence ATGAATAATCTAGATAAAAACGAAGCTTTATTAGAAGAAAACGAAGCTTTAGATAATAACGAAAACAAAGACAATTTGGATGTCGAAACAGAATTAGAGGCAATCGAAAACATTGAAGCTATCGGAGAATCAGAATTTGTATATCAAAAACCTCCATTAAAAGAAAGAATTGAAAATTTTAAAGTAGTAAAAACTTTAAGAGGGAAAATATGACCAATATTAGTACCATTCTTTTTTGTTATGAGCTTTTTAGTTGTATTGCCTTTAATTGGAATAATTTTATTTGCAATTATTGAACCTTCAGGAAATAGTATAAAATTCAAAGCAAACTTTGAAAACTTTATTAAATTTTTTGCATCAGAAAACATAATGATTGTTTTAGGACTTTCACTTTTGTATGCATTTGCAGCAAGTATTATTTGTGTAACAATGGCCTATCCAGTAGCACTTGTTTTATCACAATTAAAAAATAAATTATTAGCAAAAAATATGTGAGTTCTAGTTACTTTACCTATTTGAATTAGTATGATTTTAAAAATATTAGGTTTAAATAGCTTATTAGAAGTAGTAGGATCATCATTTTTAGGAACGCCAGGAGCAATTGTATTAGGAATGGTTTATATGTTTTTACCATTTGCAATATCTCCAATTTATAACGCATTAGAAAATCAAGATCCAAGCTATTATGCAGCAGCACTTGATTTAAAAGCAAGTAAGTTTAAAGCGTTTTGACATATAACATTTAGACAATCATTACCAGGAGTATTTGCAGGATTTACATTAGTAATTGTACAAGCTTCAACTTCTCTATTGATTGTTCGTTATATGGGAGATGGAAAAATCAGTTTAATAACTTCAATTATTGAAAATTACTTTTTCAAAGGAACTGATTTTGGGTTTGGAGCAGCGGTTGCTGTTATTCTAGCGTTATTATTATTTGCAATTATGGGGTTAATGAAATTAATCTCTAATAAATTTGAAGTAAGGGGGTCAAGAAAATGAAAAAACTCTTCAAATCAAGTTACTTCGCTTTAA
- the potCD gene encoding spermidine/putrescine ABC transporter permease/substrate-binding protein: MKKLFKSSYFALILLFIYIPIFVMILFSFNSGNSVSEWNGFSSKWYKTFLENSPFVKSIIVSLFVAVVSTIISIVIGVMAVIGLSKMKIKTSNRWVRIANIPLVNADVITAVGLMLFFIFAGLKFGIFSLICAHVSFNVPYVIITVLPFMNRIDKNLIDASKDLGAAGTKTVRKIVLPILLPSIITATAICFAMSFDDFIISYFTGGDQTNVSTFIYTAKRMQPYINVFGVFLVLVTVLVVLLWNGYQIINNKAKTNKELIKKGDYKIKMRNALQNKINILQASIETELKTRKSKSVVKWTKFKILDLHLKIKRNRSFNSKISKLEWKVALLNEEIAESKRLTTIITKLNEKKLQLQSKIEKINNIKKSEKLQAVIYKIDKKLDKYQKEVDWIKERELADKQKAIEIGNEINVLNKEFLVLTQEDKDYQWYKDKINSLTKKQQELNEGRNIAKLRETIQKLQSMKEKSVESIEKTYQEWLAQKKLVLKQVSIVESLDKKLNNLKIANASDEQINNLVALRNQKVSEVKELYSAKIQKLQTKLNSLNDELNKKREKYFPDVTAEGYVSKRASWFQRSWKRLGLGVLLVGSFGLLTTAYIKNNVYDLVIGNWGSYIDPTLITDFEKENNVKINYQQFDSNETLYNKTYTFSYDMMVPSDYMVKKLAQENKLQKLDWCKIDVLQTPKNVQGLPNSCPKDQRTDFDENFDKIDDTLVEVLNKTVIAPDDTPILNYGIPWIWGDVRMVWNLNNDKVVELLKNKNIYDQDEQKEGQENLVTHEENLSWGLLWEAANAGMDVKVNSDPKNVFMFAFEKLFGQIMAMPPSEENGKLSKQEQIDKAEVEVKSLVSHKNVGLYGDEIVDKIAKGDFDVAVVYNGDALYSHTSDYESETEDGEEDQEEPNSEESDGNESTSDDLKITHKIDGGNPDLNSISLIPGGLAEDKVSEEKGVRQSTNIWSDNLVLSADNRNLDLSYKFINFIFTRESQERIVEETASSTPLSYLIENPPYEGELAKWFKPTNKGEPFDLDKVWDNYMVDKFNNIIATKN, encoded by the coding sequence ATGAAAAAACTCTTCAAATCAAGTTACTTCGCTTTAATTTTATTATTCATTTATATTCCCATTTTTGTAATGATATTATTTTCTTTTAACTCAGGAAATAGTGTTAGTGAATGAAATGGATTTAGTTCAAAATGATATAAAACATTTTTAGAAAACTCACCATTTGTTAAATCGATAATAGTTTCATTATTTGTAGCAGTTGTTTCAACAATTATTTCAATAGTAATTGGAGTAATGGCTGTAATTGGTTTATCAAAAATGAAAATAAAAACTTCAAATCGTTGAGTTAGAATAGCAAATATTCCATTAGTAAATGCAGATGTAATTACAGCTGTTGGATTAATGTTATTTTTCATATTTGCAGGATTAAAGTTTGGAATATTTTCATTAATTTGTGCACACGTTTCATTTAACGTACCATATGTTATCATTACAGTTCTACCATTTATGAATAGAATTGATAAAAACTTAATTGATGCATCAAAAGACTTAGGAGCTGCAGGAACAAAAACTGTTAGAAAAATTGTTTTACCAATTTTACTACCTTCTATAATTACTGCAACTGCTATTTGTTTTGCAATGAGTTTTGATGATTTTATTATCTCTTATTTTACAGGTGGAGATCAAACTAACGTTTCTACATTTATCTATACAGCAAAAAGAATGCAACCATACATAAATGTATTTGGAGTGTTTTTAGTTTTAGTAACAGTTTTAGTTGTTTTACTTTGAAATGGTTATCAAATCATTAACAATAAAGCAAAAACTAATAAAGAACTTATTAAAAAAGGTGATTACAAAATTAAAATGAGAAATGCTTTACAAAATAAAATTAATATTTTGCAAGCATCAATTGAAACGGAATTAAAAACAAGAAAAAGTAAAAGTGTTGTAAAGTGAACTAAATTTAAAATACTAGATTTACATTTAAAAATTAAAAGAAATAGAAGTTTTAATTCCAAAATAAGTAAGTTAGAATGAAAAGTGGCTTTACTAAATGAAGAAATAGCAGAATCAAAACGTCTAACAACAATTATTACTAAATTGAATGAAAAAAAATTACAATTACAATCAAAAATAGAAAAAATTAATAATATTAAAAAGTCTGAAAAGCTTCAAGCTGTTATTTATAAAATCGATAAAAAACTTGATAAATATCAAAAAGAAGTTGATTGAATTAAAGAAAGAGAATTAGCTGACAAACAAAAAGCGATTGAAATAGGAAATGAAATTAATGTTCTTAATAAAGAATTCTTAGTTTTAACTCAAGAAGACAAAGATTATCAATGATATAAAGACAAAATTAATAGTTTAACAAAAAAACAACAAGAATTAAATGAAGGAAGAAATATTGCAAAACTTCGTGAAACAATTCAAAAATTACAATCAATGAAAGAAAAAAGTGTTGAAAGTATCGAAAAAACTTATCAAGAGTGATTAGCTCAAAAAAAATTAGTATTAAAACAAGTTTCAATCGTTGAAAGTTTAGATAAAAAACTAAATAATCTTAAAATAGCAAATGCAAGTGATGAACAAATCAATAATTTGGTTGCTTTAAGAAATCAAAAAGTAAGTGAAGTAAAAGAATTATATAGTGCAAAAATTCAAAAATTACAAACAAAACTTAATTCTTTAAATGATGAATTAAACAAAAAAAGAGAAAAATACTTTCCAGATGTTACAGCAGAAGGTTATGTTTCAAAGAGAGCAAGTTGATTTCAAAGAAGTTGAAAACGTCTTGGTTTAGGAGTTTTATTAGTAGGTTCATTTGGACTACTAACAACAGCTTATATTAAAAACAATGTTTATGACTTAGTAATTGGAAACTGAGGAAGTTATATTGATCCAACTCTAATTACTGATTTTGAAAAAGAAAATAATGTAAAAATTAATTATCAACAATTTGATTCTAATGAAACACTATATAATAAAACTTATACATTTAGTTATGACATGATGGTACCAAGTGACTATATGGTAAAAAAATTAGCACAAGAAAATAAATTACAAAAATTAGATTGATGTAAAATTGATGTGTTACAAACACCAAAAAATGTTCAAGGACTACCAAATAGTTGTCCAAAAGATCAAAGAACCGATTTTGACGAAAACTTTGATAAAATTGATGATACTTTAGTAGAAGTTTTAAATAAAACAGTTATTGCTCCAGATGATACTCCAATCTTAAATTATGGTATTCCATGAATTTGAGGTGATGTTAGAATGGTTTGAAATTTAAATAATGATAAAGTAGTAGAATTGTTAAAAAACAAAAATATTTATGATCAAGACGAACAAAAAGAAGGTCAAGAAAACTTAGTAACTCATGAAGAAAATTTAAGTTGAGGACTTTTATGAGAAGCTGCTAATGCTGGAATGGATGTAAAAGTAAATAGTGACCCAAAAAACGTATTTATGTTTGCTTTTGAAAAACTATTTGGACAAATTATGGCAATGCCCCCATCTGAAGAAAATGGAAAATTATCTAAACAAGAACAAATTGATAAAGCTGAAGTTGAAGTAAAAAGTTTAGTTTCACACAAAAATGTTGGACTTTATGGAGATGAAATTGTTGATAAAATTGCTAAAGGAGACTTTGACGTTGCTGTTGTTTATAATGGTGATGCACTTTATTCACATACAAGTGATTATGAGTCTGAAACTGAAGATGGAGAAGAAGATCAAGAAGAACCAAATTCAGAAGAATCTGATGGAAATGAATCAACTAGTGATGATTTAAAAATTACTCATAAAATTGATGGAGGTAATCCTGATTTAAACTCAATTTCACTAATACCTGGAGGTTTAGCAGAAGATAAAGTTTCAGAAGAAAAAGGTGTAAGACAAAGCACTAATATTTGAAGTGATAATTTAGTTTTGAGTGCCGATAATAGAAATTTAGATTTATCTTATAAATTTATTAACTTTATTTTTACAAGAGAGTCACAAGAAAGAATTGTTGAAGAAACAGCTTCATCAACACCTCTAAGTTACTTAATTGAAAATCCTCCATATGAGGGAGAATTAGCAAAATGGTTTAAACCTACAAATAAGGGAGAACCTTTTGATTTAGACAAAGTATGAGATAACTACATGGTTGATAAATTTAACAATATAATAGCAACAAAAAACTAG